From a region of the Sesamum indicum cultivar Zhongzhi No. 13 linkage group LG3, S_indicum_v1.0, whole genome shotgun sequence genome:
- the LOC105157120 gene encoding calcium-dependent protein kinase 10 produces MGNCNACIRPSESEAPTPQPKPGKKPGERYQNPYAQSPAPIRVLKDFFPRTRISDKYILGRELGRGEFGVTYLCTDRETREALACKSISKKKLRTAVDIEDVRREVAIMSSLPEHPNIVKLRATYEDNEAVHLVMELCEGGELFDRIVARGHYSERAAAGVAKTIAEVVRMCHQHGVMHRDLKPENFLFANKKENSALKAIDFGLSVFFKPGERFSEIVGSPYYMAPEVLKRNYGPEVDIWSAGVILYILLCGVPPFWAETEQGVALAILRGVIDFKREPWPQVSESAKSLVRQMLEPDPKKRLTAQQVLDHPWIQNAKKAPNVPLGDIVRARLKQFSVMNRFKKRALRVIAEHLSVEEVEVIRDMFALMDTDNDGKVTYEELKAGLRKVGSQLAEPEIKLLMDVADVDGNGVLDYGEFVAVTIHLQRMENDEHFRRAFMFFDKDGSGYIELDELREALADESGETDLDVLNDIMREVDTDKDGQISYDEFVAMMKTGTDWRKASRQYSRERFKSLSLNLMKDGSLQLQDGFTGQTVIV; encoded by the exons ATGGGAAATTGCAACGCTTGTATAAGACCTTCAGAAAGCGAGGCTCCAACTCCCCAGCCGAAACCCGGAAAGAAACCCGGGGAACGCTACCAGAACCCGTATGCCCAGTCCCCGGCACCGATCCGGGTTCTCAAAGACTTCTTCCCGCGGACCAGAATCTCGGACAAGTATATACTCGGGCGTGAGCTCGGCCGTGGGGAGTTTGGCGTCACCTACCTCTGCACCGACCGGGAAACGCGTGAAGCTCTTGCGTGCAAGTCAATCTCGAAGAAGAAGCTCCGGACGGCGGTGGATATCGAGGACGTCCGCCGTGAGGTGGCGATTATGTCGAGCCTGCCGGAGCATCCGAATATCGTGAAGCTACGGGCTACCTATGAGGATAACGAAGCGGTCCATTTGGTGATGGAGCTGTGCGAGGGCGGGGAATTGTTTGACAGAATAGTGGCGCGTGGGCATTACAGCGAGAGAGCGGCGGCTGGGGTGGCGAAGACGATTGCGGAAGTGGTTAGGATGTGTCATCAGCATGGGGTTATGCATCGAGATTTGAAGCCCgaaaatttcttgtttgcGAATAAGAAGGAGAATTCCGCACTCAAGGCTATTGATTTTGGATTGTCAGTATTTTTCAAGCCTG GTGAAAGGTTCTCTGAGATTGTGGGAAGTCCATACTACATGGCGCCAGAAGTTCTGAAGAGAAATTATGGGCCTGAAGTTGATATTTGGAGTGCTGGGGTGATTCTTTATATCTTGTTGTGTGGTGTTCCTCCCTTCTGGGCTG AAACTGAGCAAGGTGTTGCACTAGCAATTTTAAGAGGAGTGATTGATTTTAAGAGGGAACCATGGCCTCAAGTTTCTGAAAGTGCAAAAAGCCTTGTTAGGCAGATGTTGGAGCCAGATCCCAAAAAGCGATTGACAGCCCAGCAAGTTCTTG ACCACCCGTGGATACAAAATGCAAAGAAGGCGCCAAATGTTCCACTGGGAGATATTGTGAGGGCAAGACTGAAGCAGTTCTCTGTCATGAATAGGTTCAAGAAGAGAGCATTGCGG GTGATAGCGGAACATTTATCTGTTGAAGAAGTAGAAGTAATCAGAGACATGTTTGCCTTGATGGATACCGACAATGATGGGAAGGTAACATATGAGGAACTAAAAGCTGGTCTGCGAAAAGTGGGTTCCCAGCTTGCCGAGCCTGAGATAAAGTTGCTGATGGATGTG GCTGATGTAGATGGAAATGGAGTATTGGACTATGGCGAGTTTGTTGCAGTTACAATCCACTTACAGAGGATGGAGAATGATGAGCATTTCCGCAGAGCATTTATGTTCTTTGACAAAGATGGAAGTGGGTACATTGAACTCGATGAACTACGAGAAGCTTTAGCCGATGAATCAGGTGAAACGGATCTTGACGTGCTTAACGACATAATGCGGGAGGTTGATACAGATAAG GATGGTCAAATTAGCTACGACGAGTTTGTTGCAATGATGAAAACGGGAACCGACTGGAGAAAGGCATCCCGACAGTACTCAAGAGAGAGGTTCAAGAGCTTGAGCCTTAATCTAATGAAAGACGGCTCTCTGCAGCTCCAGGATGGCTTCACTGGTCAGACTGTGATCGTCTAA
- the LOC105157121 gene encoding altered inheritance rate of mitochondria protein 25: MNWMRGWGCITKQFRFSTRQYYAIMGKDQNGVLCFGKRTTSLQQPEGHPSERNTPWRAKLPCFLMETDLGFKCTSRRYTHSMQNDPDLSRDFFIRLWNADRKKPKPLAKGRRKVLKSGGNGETFVDSRSLFGLLERSYSGASTLNEKAYDKMRSGLKQPPPSQSVTGILEPISAEEVKVAPLLARSNLLITRDIEWANLVLGFEQENRYAIVDVCYPQAPVGFIREQSNFIARQFLRLRRPFVAYITDGLGNELFRIRRPFWWITSSIYAEINGKEIGVVHRRWHLWRRIYDLYLGNKQFAVVENPGLWNWTFTLKDADGNVLAEIDRNWRGFGFEIFTDAGQYVIRFGSADSGIGPAAGVEELNVSRSLTLSERAVAVALAVSLDNDYFSRHGGWGFPFMVVDD, from the exons ATGAATTGGATGAGAGGGTGGGGTTGCATTACAAAGCAATTCAGATTCAGCACACGTCAATATTATGCAATAATGGGTAAGGATCAGAATGGGGTCCTATGTTTTGGAAAGAGGACCACTTCTTTGCAGCAACCGGAAGGACACCCTTCAGAAAGAAACACGCCATGGAGGGCTAAGCTGCCATGTTTCTTGATGGAAACTGACTTGGGGTTTAAATGTACATCAAGGAGATATACACATAGTATGCAAAATGATCCAGACTTGAGTAGAGATTTTTTCATACGACTCTGGAATGCTGATAGAAAGAAGCCAAAGCCTTTGGCGAAAGGAAGGCGTAAAGTTCTAAAATCTGGTGGTAATGGTGAAACATTTGTTGATAGCCGATCTTTGTTTGGACTTCTTGAAAGATCGTATTCAGGTGCATCTACTTTGAATGAAAAGGCTTATGACAAGATGAGGTCAGGCTTGAAGCAACCACCTCCCAGTCAATCTGTCACTGGTATATTGGAACCAATATCTGCAGAAGAG GTCAAGGTTGCACCTCTTCTTGCAAGATCCAACCTTCTGATAACCAGGGATATAGAATGGGCCAACTTGGTTCTTGGTTTTGAGCAG GAAAATCGATATGCAATAGTTGATGTCTGCTACCCACAAGCA cCTGTAGGTTTCATTCGTGAGCAGAGTAATTTTATCGCAAGACAG TTTCTTCGACTAAGACGACCTTTTGTAGCATATATAACTGATGGATTAGGTAACGAACTTTTTAGG ATCCGCAGACCCTTTTGGTGGATCACCAGCTCAATCTATGCAGAGATAAATGGAAAA gaAATTGGTGTTGTCCACAGAAGATGGCATCTGTGGAGGAGAATCTATGATCTATACTTGGG GAACAAGCAATTTGCAGTCGTTGAGAACCCTGGCCTTTGGAATTGGACATTCACTTTGAAGGACGCTGATGGAAATGTGTTGGCTGAAATAGATCGCAACTGGAGGGGTTTTGGATTTGAG ATTTTCACAGATGCTGGTCAGTATGTGATTCGATTTGGTAGTGCCGATTCTGGTATTGGGCCTGCTGCAGGG GTTGAAGAGTTAAATGTAAGTCGTTCATTGACTCTGTCTGAGAGAGCAGTTGCAGTTGCACTTGCTGTTTCACTTGATAATGACTACTTCTCCAGACATGGAGGCTG GGGATTTCCCTTTATGGTGGTCGATGATTGA
- the LOC105157122 gene encoding endoribonuclease Dicer homolog 1, with protein MDKEEGRDSVNSCTHAADGRPSYWLDACEDVSCDDYFVDFEPATITSIPEPESHSHGGCHVTCFFGGDDRTVDSIKNGNSDLPTHTITNPSRNPLQNSCSSVQKALVQDQHSVSRPAIVNCNGKRPSFYSNGFTNEETDNGKMHHEFYDSDQRHDKKIRGRDPKKERRIWERAPGRKRQRGWDDPETDGQVRDKLRRRERYSTGSWKERDYREARGYWEREKETNELVFRVGSWESCRNRDEKVNSQKSNKCTGSSEEKKDEPKEKLPEEQARQYQLDVLEQAKKRNTIAFLETGAGKTLIAVLLMKSVSTELQKQNKKMLAVFLVPKVPLVYQQAEVIRERTGYQVGHYCGEMGQDFWDARRWQREFESKQVLVMTAQILLNILRHSIVKMEAINLLILDECHHAVKKHPYSLVMSEFYHTTPKEKRPSVFGMTASPVNLKGVSSQVDCALKIRNLESKLDAVVCTIKDRAELEKHVPMPSEVVVEYDKAASLWSLHEQIKQMEQMVEEAARSSSRRSKWQFMGARDAGAKEELRQVYGVSERTESDGAANLIQKLRAINYALGELGQWCAYKVAQAFLTALQNDERANYQLDVKFQESYLQKVVSLLQCHLSEGAILESNIVGTDTDSSAADAEGNGSDELEEGELTNSHVVSGGEHVDVIIGAAVADGKVTPKVQSLIKILLKYQHTEDFRAIIFVERVVAALVLPKVFAELPSLSFVKSASLIGHNNSQEMRTSQMQDTIARFRDGRVTVLVATSVAEEGLDIRQCNVVIRFDLAKTVLAYIQSRGRARKPGSDYILMVERGNLSHTAFLRNARNSEETLRKEAIERTDISHLKDTCGVNSGEAIVGTVYQVESTGAVVSLNSAVGLIHFYCSQLPSDRYSILHPEFIMERHEKPGSPTEYSCKLQLPCNAPFEKLEGPPCRSMRLAQQAVCLAACKKLHEMGAFTDMLLPDKGIGEEAEKVEQNDEGDPLPGTARHREFYPEGVADILRGEWILSGKGCDDSKLFHLYMYSIKCENVGFSKDPLLTQVSEFAILFGNELDAEVLSMSMDLFIARSVITKASLVFKGPLEVRESQLALLKSFHVRLMSIVLDVDVEPSNTPWDTAKAYLFVPLAGGISADPMNDIDWVLVENVTETDAWSNPLQRARPDVYLGTNERSLGGDRREYGFGKLRHGMAFEQKSHPTYGIRGAVAQFDVVKASGLAPKRDAGEVPYQVDITKGKLMLADSCIEAENLVGRIITAAHSGKRFYVDSVRFDMTAENSFPRKEGYLGPLEYSSYADYYKQKYGVDLRYKQQPLIRARGVSYCKNLLSPRFEHSEGHDGESEEINEKIYYVFLPPELCFVHPLPGSLVRGAQRLPSIMRRVESMLLAVQLKDIISYPVPASKILEALTAASCQETFCYERAELLGDAYLKWVVSRFLFLKYPQKHEGQLTRMRQQMVSNIVLYQYALNKGLQSYIQADRFAPSRWAAPGVLPVFDEDTKEEELSFFDQEVEYDEGLRRKIHDDEEYEEYEMEDGELESDSSSYRVLSGKTLADVVEALIGVYYVEGGKNAANHLMKWIGIEIDFDLKEINYSIKPSTVPDNILRTIDFDALEGSLNVKFTDRGLLVEAITHASRPSSGVSCYQRLEFVGDAVLDHLITRHLFFTYTDLPPGRLTDLRAAAVNNENFARVAVKHNLHLHLRHGSSALEKQIRDFVKEVQNELSKPGFNSFGLGDCKAPKVLGDIVESIAGAIFLDSGCNTAAVWKVFQPLLNPMVTPETLPMHPVRELQERCQQQAEGLEYKASRNGNLATVEVYVDGVQVGVAHNPQKKMAQKLAARNALVALKEKEKAEAKVNVDDDGKEKKNGSQTFTRQTLNDICLRRNWPMPLYKCVHEGGPAHAKRFTFAVRVNTSDRGWTDECIGEPMPSVKKAKDSAAVLLLELLNKWYA; from the exons ATGGATAAAGAGGAGGGTAGGGATTCAGTTAATTCTTGTACTCATGCTGCTGATGGCAGACCGTCATACTGGCTAGATGCCTGTGAGGACGTGTCATGCGATGATTATTTTGTTGACTTTGAACCTGCAACAATTACTTCAATTCCCGAACCGGAGTCACACTCTCATGGAGGCTGCCATGTCACTTGCTTTTTTGGTGGAGATGATCGGACTGTGGACAGCATAAAAAATGGCAACTCTGATTTGCCTACTCATACAATCACTAATCCGAGCAGGAATCCACTTCAAAATTCCTGCTCCTCTGTCCAGAAAGCCCTTGTGCAGGATCAACACTCAGTGTCTAGGCCTGCAATTGTTAATTGCAATGGCAAAAGGCCTTCTTTCTATAGTAATGGGTTCACGAATGAAGAAACCGACAATGGTAAAATGCACCATGAATTTTACGACTCTGATCAAAGACATGACAAAAAGATTCGTGGTAGGGATCCAAAGAAGGAGAGGAGAATTTGGGAAAGGGCTCCTGGAAGGAAGAGACAACGTGGTTGGGATGATCCAGAGACTGATGGGCAGGTCAGAGACAAACTGAGGAGAAGAGAACGCTATAGTACAGGTAGCTGGAAGGAGAGGGACTACAGAGAAGCCAGAGGTTACTGGGAGAGggagaaagaaacaaatgaaTTGGTTTTTCGTGTAGGTTCTTGGGAATCTTGTAGAAACAGAGATGAGAAGGTGAACAGTCAAAAAAGCAACAAATGTACTGGATCTtcagaagagaagaaagatgaGCCAAAAGAGAAACTTCCTGAGGAGCAAGCTCGTCAGTACCAGTTGGATGTTCTTGAGCAAGCGAAGAAGAGAAACACAATTGCTTTTCTTGAAACAGGGGCCGGGAAAACACTGATTGCTGTCCTCCTTATGAAAAGTGTTAGCACTGAattgcaaaaacaaaataagaaaatgctTGCTGTCTTTTTGGTGCCTAAAGTTCCTCTTGTTTATCAG CAAGCAGAAGTAATCCGTGAGCGAACAGGCTATCAAGTTGGCCATTACTGTGGTGAAATGGGTCAAGATTTTTGGGATGCGCGGAGGTGGCAACGTGAGTTTGAAAGTAAGCAG GTCTTAGTGATGACGGCTCAAATTCTTCTGAACATACTTAGACACAGTATAGTAAAAATGGAAGCAATCAATCTCCTTATTCTGGACGAGTGTCATCATGCTGTGAAGAAGCATCCTTATTCTTTAGTAATGTCTGAGTTCTATCACACCACGCCAAAGGAGAAGAGGCCATCAGTTTTTGGGATGACTGCATCTCCTGTGAACTTGAAGG GTGTTTCTAGCCAAGTTGATTGCGCATTAAAGATTCGCAATCTGGAGAGTAAGCTAGATGCTGTAGTTTGTACTATAAAGGACCGTGCAGAGCTGGAGAAACATGTACCAATGCCTTCAGAAGTGGTGGTAGAGTATGACAAAGCTGCTAGTTTATGGTCCCTGCATGAGCAAATAAAACAGATGGAACAGATGGTTGAGGAGGCTGCTCGGTCGAGCTCCAGAAGAAGCAAGTGGCAATTTATGGGAGCCAGAGATGCTGGGGCTAAAGAAGAGCTACGCCAAGTTTATGGTGTGTCTGAGCGGACCGAAAGTGACGGAGCTGctaatttaatccaaaaattgAGGGCCATCAACTATGCTCTTGGTGAACTAGGACAGTGGTGTGCTTACAAG GTTGCACAAGCATTTCTAACTGCTTTGCAGAATGATGAAAGGGCAAACTATCAACTCGATGTCAAGTTCCAAGAATCATACCTACAGAAAGTTGTCTCTCTTTTGCAGTGTCATCTATCTGAAGGAGCCATTTTAGAGAGTAACATTGTAGGTACAGACACGGACAGCAGTGCTGCAGATGCAGAAGGGAATGGGTCTGATGAGCTAGAGGAGGGGGAACTTACTAACAGTCATG TTGTCTCTGGTGGAGAGCATGTTGATGTGATTATTGGAGCTGCTGTTGCTGATGGAAAAGTGACTCCTAAGGTGCAGTCACTGATCAAAATACTTCTGAAGTATCAGCACACAGAGGATTTTCGTGCAATAATCTTTGTTGAACGTGTTGTGGCTGCTTTGGTTCTTCCTAAG GTTTTCGCAGAGCTTCCATCTTTGAGTTTTGTGAAATCAGCAAGTTTAATTGGGCACAACAATAGTCAAGAAATGCGAACCAGCCAAATGCAAGATACAATTGCGCGATTCCGGGATGGTCGT GTGACTGTTTTAGTTGCCACTAGTGTCGCTGAGGAGGGACTTGATATTCGACAATGTAATGTTGTCATTCGCTTTGATCTTGCCAAAACTGTATTGGCATACATCCAGTCTAGAGGTCGTGCCAGAAAGCCTGGATCAGATTACATCTTGATGGTTGAGAG AGGAAATTTGTCCCACACAGCTTTTCTAAGGAATGCTAGAAATAGTGAAGAGACTTTGCGGAAAGAAGCCATTGAGAGGACTGACATTAGTCATCTCAAGGACACCTGCGGTGTAAATTCTGGAGAGGCTATAGTTGGAACTGTGTACCAGGTGGAGTCTACTGGTGCTGTTGTGAGCTTAAATTCAGCTGTAGGACTCATCCACTTTTACTGCTCCCAGCTGCCCAGTGACAG GTATTCAATTCTTCACCCGGAGTTTATCATGGAGCGTCATGAGAAGCCCGGAAGCCCTACAGAATATTCATGCAAGCTTCAACTTCCCTGTAATGCaccatttgaaaaattggaggGACCTCCATGCAGATCAATGCGCCTCGCACAGCAG GCTGTTTGTTTGGCTGCTTGCAAGAAGCTTCACGAGATGGGAGCATTTACTGACATGCTATTGCCAGACAAGGGAATTGGGGAAGAAGCTGAGAAAGTTGAACAAAATGATGAAGGGGATCCTCTTCCTGGAACTGCTAGGCATAGAGAATTTTACCCTGAAGGTGTAGCTGACATTCTCCGG GGAGAATGGATATTGTCTGGGAAAGGCTGTGATGACTCCAAGTTGTTTCATCTTTACATGTACTCTATCAAATGTGAAAATGTTGGCTTCTCCAAAGATCCCCTCTTAACTCAAGTTTCAGAATTCGCAATATTATTCGGCAATGAACTGGATGCAGAG GTGTTATCAATGTCGATGGATTTATTCATTGCTCGGTCTGTGATAACAAAGGCATCACTTGTCTTTAAAGGGCCCCTAGAAGTTAGAGAATCTCAG TTGGCATTGCTTAAGAGTTTTCATGTACGACTGATGAGCATTGTATTGGATGTGGACGTTGAGCCATCCAACACTCCTTGGGACACTGCAAAGGCATATTTATTTGTTCCTTTAGCTGGAGGTATATCTGCAGACCCAATGAATGATATAGACTGGGTTCTAGTTGAAAATGTTACGGAAACAGATGCATGGAGCAATCCCCTGCAGAGAGCTAGGCCAGATGTTTACCTTGGCACTAATGAACGGTCGCTAGGTGGAGACCGAAGAGAATATGGATTCGGAAAATTACGACATGGCATGGCCTTTGAACAGAAATCCCACCCTACTTATGGGATTAGAGGAGCTGTTGCCCAGTTTGATGTGGTAAAAGCATCTGGCTTAGCTCCTAAGCGAGATGCTGGCGAAGTGCCCTATCAAGTTGATATAACAAAAGGCAAACTGATGTTGGCTGATTCCTGTATTGAAGCAGAAAATCTGGTAGGAAGAATTATCACTGCAGCTCATTCTGGAAAGAGGTTCTATGTAGATTCTGTCCGCTTTGATATGACTGCAGAGAACTCATTCCCAAGAAAAGAAGGCTACCTTGGACCTCTGGAGTACAGTTCTTATGCTGATTATTATAAGCAAAA GTATGGGGTAGATTTGAGGTATAAACAGCAACCTCTAATAAGAGCCCGTGGTGTTTCATACTGCAAGAATCTTTTGTCTCCACGTTTTGAACATTCAGAAG GTCATGATGGTGAATCTGAAgagataaatgaaaaaatatattatgtttttctcCCTCCAGAACTCTGTTTTGTGCATCCACTTCCTGGATCACTAGTTAGGGGTGCACAGAGATTGCCGTCAATTATGAGGAGGGTCGAAAGCATGCTGCTTGCTGTACAGCTTAAGGATATCATTAGTTATCCAGTCCCTGCTTCAAAG ATCTTGGAAGCCTTAACTGCAGCGTCATGCCAGGAGACTTTCTGTTATGAAAGAGCAGAGCTCTTGGGAGATGCTTATCTGAAATGGGTTGTTAGTAGAtttctatttctaaaatatccTCAGAAACATGAAGGTCAGCTTACTAGGATGAGGCAACAAATGGTAAGCAACATTGTACTCTATCAGTATGCATTGAACAAGGGGCTTCAATCATACATCCAGGCAGATCGATTTGCTCCATCAAGGTGGGCTGCACCTGGGGTGCTTCCTGTCTTCGATGAAGACACCAAGGAAGAAGAATTGTCATTTTTTGATCAGGAAGTCGAGTATGATGAGGGTTTGAGAAGAAAGATCCATGATGATGAGGAATATGAAGAATATGAAATGGAAGATGGGGAACTTGAGAGCGACTCAAGTTCATACCGTGTGCTATCTGGCAAAACTCTTGCGGATGTTGTGGAAGCATTGATTGGTGTATATTATGTCGAAGGTGGAAAGAACGCTGCAAATCACCTTATGAAATGGATTGGAATTGAGATTGATTTTGACTTgaaagagataaattactcAATTAAACCGAGTACTGTCCCAGACAATATCCTGAGAACTATTGATTTTGATGCATTAGAAGGTTCCTTGAATGTCAAGTTCACTGATAGGGGATTGTTGGTAGAAGCAATAACTCATGCATCACGTCCATCTTCTGGAGTGTCTTGTTATCAGCGGTTAGAATTTGTTGGTGATGCAGTGCTGGATCATCTCATCACACGGCATCTGTTTTTTACATACACTGATTTGCCTCCAGGGCGCCTGACCGACTTGCGAGCTGCTGCTGTGAATAATGAGAATTTTGCACGTGTAGCTGTTAAACATAACCTTCATTTACACCTCCGTCATGGATCAAGTGCACTTGAAAAACAG ATTCGAGATTTCGTGAAAGAGGTTCAGAATGAACTTTCAAAACCTGGGTTTAACTCTTTTGGTTTAGGGGATTGCAAAGCTCCGAAAGTTCTTGGAGATATAGTAGAATCAATTGCTGGGGCTATCTTCCTCGATAGTGGATGTAACACAGCAGCTGTATGGAAG